In one Gracilinanus agilis isolate LMUSP501 chromosome 6, AgileGrace, whole genome shotgun sequence genomic region, the following are encoded:
- the LOC123250925 gene encoding PCNA-associated factor-like, with protein MVRTKADCVPGSYRKVVAARAPRKVLGHSSFANSSLSPQSRKAESKYAGGNPVCVRPTPTWQKGIGEFFGMSSKLSEKENQIPDEAEAGSSGLGKPKRKSCPLRPDPTEDDECPDEE; from the coding sequence ATGGTACGGACTAAGGCTGACTGCGTGCCGGGCTCCTACCGCAAAGTGGTGGCCGCTCGGGCGCCCCGGAAGGTGCTGGGTCATTCCAGCTTCGCCAACTCTTCTCTCTCACCTCAGTCCCGGAAAGCTGAAAGTAAGTATGCAGGTGGAAACCCAGTATGTGTACGGCCAACACCCACATGGCAAAAAGGAATTGGAGAATTCTTTGGGATGTCATCTAAACTTtcagaaaaagagaatcaaattccTGATGAAGCAGAAGCAGGAAGTAGTGGCCTAGGAAAACCTAAAAGAAAATCTTGTCCTTTGCGACCTGATCCCACAGAGGATGATGAATGTCCAGATGAAGAGTAG